The window GTTTCATTTGTAACTTGGAAAAAACCACAGATAGCAGAGAATGTCAGTGCCAAAGAAATACATTCCGATTTTTTTGATGTATTATTGGTGTTATTAGACCCATATGCAAGGAAAGTGATTAATAAGGAATATCCTAGTCGTAGTTATGCACTTTGGGATGCAGAAATATTAGAAATTAAACGACTAACTGGTGGATATTCCCAGTATGATTTTACTGTGAAAGGAAAATATGATACGTATACAGGTCCTTTTAATCCACCTGAAGGTCCTATTACATTAACCTTTCATGTAACAACAGAAGGGGTTTCAGTAGAAAAAATTCAAAAGTAAGTCCTTATAAAGCTTTCTACTTTATTCAACGGGTGCGTTAGTTGAAGAAGAAACTAAATAAAGGACCACACATATTAGATATATCTAATATGTGTGGT of the Lysinibacillus fusiformis genome contains:
- a CDS encoding DUF3888 domain-containing protein, producing the protein MKKISVIFLLLLISLTTVSFVTWKKPQIAENVSAKEIHSDFFDVLLVLLDPYARKVINKEYPSRSYALWDAEILEIKRLTGGYSQYDFTVKGKYDTYTGPFNPPEGPITLTFHVTTEGVSVEKIQK